TCATTGAACATGAATTGTAACTCCCACGGCAGCTTGATCTGTGactttttcactttcatATTTGCAGAACTATCCTTCTCGTCTTTGTCGCCAGCTTTCTTCCCCAAGTCTTCCTCTTCTGCACCACCACCTGCAGGGGCATTGGAATCTTGGTCCTTCGCATTCTTTCTCAGATCCTTCCAGGATAGATAACTTCTCAGTCTGTTCACTTTGGCCTTGTCGTGTCTGATCAGGAAAATAACGTCCTCAGGTAATATACTCTTGACACCCCTGCTCTGTGCCGTCTTGTTTGCTTGCATCAATATCTCTACCACTTGCCCTCGCACTATGTCCTCAATCAAGGATGTAGTCTCCAAAGGTGGTTCCGTAGTCTCACCTGAGACAAACATCATCTGCTGGATCTCCACGCGATACTTGTGCTTATCCATCTTAGCTTAGTGCCTTGTACCTCTGAAAACCCTATTGAGCACTGAAGAGTCCATCATCATAAAATCCTTTGAAATACAACTCTTCTAAAGTTGCTATACTGCTTTCATTCAAGCTGGGTTAGCTCATTGTCCTGGAAATTACATGTCTTCTTATACGTGTTATCCACGTGCATATAAATGCTATTATTATAACTAGAAGGTATACGGTGTGTAGCAGTGAAGAGGTCAAATTGAGTGCCCAGCTCAGTGCTTGTTACATGATGCATCTGTTGGCATTCACGGTTCCGGTATTAGTATTGTGTAGCATTGTGCGGGGGAAGATTGTGTGTTTGGCCTGTACAGGCTCATCGATTTCTTCAGAGTTAATCTGTGCATTGTCTCGCAGTCGATGATAAGTAAGAAATGTGTCATTATTGAAGTCTGAATCTTTCTCATGCAAACGATAGATTCTGAGTGACCCATCTACCATGTGTTATTATTGCCGTAATTGCACTCCCTTTGCtaaatttcaattcattATGTGCGTGTATGCATGGTTCTCTGTGAAATCGAAAGTACTGACTTGGAATTCCTCGAGGAAACCCTTGTCATATGTATTAGACTTTCTAAAAAGCAATAACTGGGGCTTAAGGGCATCGCTTGCATTCGCTATATAAACCATCATAGATATACGTTCTTTGTGTAATCTTGTAGCAGTATGTAAGACGCTTGGTTCTctaaatttgataaaacaGGAAGCGTATACCTCCCCCTCCCTCCCGCATATTATAATGTCCGAAGTCAAGTTAAATATTACCAGAGACGTGGTCAGAGCTAGTGAGACTCTGTACAAGGCATTTGATGATTCGCATGCCTTCGATTACATCACCAAAaagttcttcaacttgCCGGTGGATGAGTATGTCTCCAAGGACAGAATCAACGCAATTACACATTACTATGTAGCCTGCTACCACGACAGTAACGGTGAAGTGGTAGAGGCTAACGATTACGACGCGGTGGCAGTCTTCTCCTTGCCAAACCAGCACCTGCCAAAATCCTTGACAAACGACCCACATTTCAACCAGGTGTTTTTCCATGATTTGAAGAGCAGACTAGCAGAGGTGATCCCTGAGGACATCCACTACTACTACTTGTTCATGATCGGTAAGGACCTAACCCGTAAGGACACTAAGGGTTCCGTTAGAAAGATCTTTGAAGAGTACAAGAAGAGGGCTGACGCCGAGAACTGTGCCATTGTCCTGGAGGCCATCGCTGAGCACGCCAGATCAGTCTACGAGTACTTCGGTTTCAAGAACTACAAGACCTTCCATTACGGTGTGGGCGAAGTCAACGAGCAAGGCCAGCCTGATCCAAATGGGAAAGGTTTCACCGGCTACCTCATGATCTACCACAAGGACGGGGACAAAGTTTTGAGAGAATAATCTAAAGCAATCTATAATTCTTGATTTGGTACTTCGCATATATAGCAAGGCTTAAATTGATAAACACATcatatattaaatattcatGCATCACGCATGCATATGGTCCACTCCTCCACCAATACTCCATACCATCATACAAGCAATATctagataaaaaaaaacagctGTAGAATATCTACCATTGTGATATATAGTCTCCTTATAGCTCCCAATATGTGTTTTAATCATATAACAAGTCAATCGGCGCATACTTAGAGTGCGCCAATTTTTGTTAGTTACACTAGAAATACAGTTCGCGTAAGTAGTATAGTGGTTAGAATCTATCCTTCCCAAGGATGGGACCCGGGTTCGATTCCCGGCTTTCGCAgctttctttatttttttcgaTCAGCTCTAAGCTGgttttttgccaaaatttcaaaaatcgATGCTTCCTTAGCAGAACTGCATAGTGGTGATGCCTTTCATTAGCACCAAGTAGTTTTGCggatatatttttgttacAATTTGGTGTGCTATTTGTAATTCTAGTACAGTACCTTCTATAATCTCCACCAGTTGGGAACGGAACACTGTTTACTGCATTTGTTAAATACTCATAAATTAAGCCTGATCATAAGCTGCATACAATATTTGTTGGGCAGGATATGGCAGTGAGAGAATCAAACTTGGTTAAAATCCTGGGTGATGAAGGATACCAGAAGCTTAGGTCTACGAAATGCTTGTTAGTAGGTGCCGGTGGTATTGGATCAGAACTACTGAAGGATTTGGTTTTGATGGAGGTTGGTGAAATACATGTTGTCGACCTGGATACAATAGATTTATCAAACCTGAATAGGCAGTTTCTGTTCAGACAGAAAGATATAAAGAAGCCCAAATCGGCCATTGCAGTTAATGCAGTCCAATCATTTAGCAACTCTAAGCTGGTACCATACCAGGACAATATCATGGACACAAATGTATTCCCACTTCATTGGTTCCAACAATTTGACATTATTTTCAATGCGCTCGATAACTTAGCAGCTAGAAGGTACGTTAATAAGATGACGCAATTCCTATCTATACCTTTGCTGGAGTCCGGTACTTCAGGCTTTGATGGCTACATACAACCTATTATCCCAGGAAAGACTGAGTGTTTTGATTGTACGAAGAAGGAAACACCAAAGACATTCCCTGTGTGTACTATCAGATCAACACCATCCCTACCAGTTCATTGTATTGTATGGGCAAAGAACTTCTTGTTCGGTCAATTATTCTCTTCTTCGGCAAATGATATAGCAAACGAGCAGATGAATGAACAAGATTGGGGTACAGATGATGTCGAAGAAATCAACCGTATCAAGAATGAAACTAATGAATTGAAAGAgctacaaaatataatcatTTCAGGTGACAAGTCTAGAATACGGGATATAATCAGCAAGCTGTTTATACAAGACATCGAGAAGTTACTTCTAATTGAGAACCTATGGAAAACGAGAGCTAAGCCAGTTGCTCTTACCCCAAAGCAACTGCAGGAGTCAGAGCAGCTAGGAGATGTGAATCACTTGAACTTGAATGAAATCTGGGACCTGGAGACTCAAATTGCAAAATTCACCCAAATTACATCTAAACTTATGGATAGGTATAACACAGAAAGTGCTATAGATTTTGATAAAGACGATCAAGATACATTGGAATTTGTTGCCACTGCAGCTAATATTCGTGCCCATATTTTCCATATTCCCGTTAAGTCTGTGTTTGATATAAAACAGATTGCAGGTAATATCATTCCTGCTATTGCTACTACGAATGCAATAATCGCAGGTCTGTCATCTCTAATGTCATTGAGAGTTTTGAATCTCCTAAAATATGCCAAAGTTGATAAGCCAACTGATATCAATATGGCATTCACAGCAAAGGCCAGTAATTTAGCTCAAAACAGATACTTGTCTAATCCTAAATTGGTATCtccaaacaaaaaatgtGCAGTTTGCTCTAAAGTCATTCGTGGAGTTTTCAAAGTAACTAAAAATCAAATGGAAAAGCATTCTTTTATGGACTTTATAAATGCACTTACTTCAACCTCAAAACTATCTGATGacatttcaattttagaTGCCACTACTCAGAGACTGTTGTATGAttatgattttgaagaCCTCGCAGAAAAGAAGCTTGTTGatctttctttgaaaaatggTTCAGTGCTATTAATTACagatgaggaagaagaagctggtCTAACTAAACAAATCATGGAATACTACATTGAAATATCTGATGAATCCGAAGATAAAATAGAGCAACTGTCACTTCCTCAAATCATACCACAATTCAGCATTCCTTCCGAAACTGCCGATGAAAATGGAGGTGGTGATATGTTGCAGAATGACTCACTAATGACAAGTAATGATCAAACTACACCTATAGTAGTTTCAGAATCCGATGCTGTAGAAAATGGTAACAATAAACGTCCATTGACAGAAGAACTAGAATACCAGAGTATTAAAAGTAGGAAGTTAAATCCAAtcgaagatgatgatgagttAGTTATATTGGATTAGGTTTCCCTGCTAGTTAAAGCACCGATTCTTATGTATTTCAATTATCTGGTTGATGTAATGTATATAGCGCATATATGTACGAATTAGAGTCCTAATCTAATAATGAATCCGTGAAAATGTTCAGACATGCCAATTGAACTGAACTTTTGCATACTGTATTGCTATCATCGAAAAATAGAAACTAATATTATTGGTATTACTAATTGTGGTTCCTCCATGTTAATTCTATATGATAAAACACTAATATAACGATTGAATATGTTAGAAGTGTTGTCAAGTAGCatattataaaatatgGATTCTAAACTGTGGGGTATAAATTTAGCTAATATAAAAGGAATACTAGTACAACCAAGTACGGAActtgaatatatataacaaataaatcaaaGCTACTGTAGTGATCAATTACGGCTGGTTAATCTTGCAAACCATGACTCTCTCTTCTTAGCTTTGCTCTCTATAGACTCTTGGGAATATGCAATTGGGGAACGAGGTCTTTCAAACTTCTCTGTAGAGGAGCTACCATTTTTCGGCAGGTTATCTTCAGAGCGGTTTAATATAAGTGATAATGGTCTACCAGATGAATTTGATGTGATACTTCTACCACTAACTGATCTTTGAACTTTTGGAATTGAAAGGAGGTGTTGTCTATGATTTGATGAGTGTACTGGAGATGATAGATGGGGATCtacattttcatcatcattcaaAAGGTCGTCACCTTCGCCATCCGTAGCTGTATCACCCGTATCACTTAGAATGCCCGGTTTGTGTAGCCAAGGAAATAATCTAGAACGCCTTTTGTTACTAGCAATAACATCAGGGACCATTGGTGCAGAGCCGATGGATCTCGAGTGTGGTCGTTGATATTTTGGTACCTGTAGAGCTGGGCTCTTCGCCTCGGGTTTAGAATGTATGTTATTTTGCTGTGAAGTTGCTGTAGAAGTCGTCTTGCTATTATCGGGTGTGCCCTTTATTGTGGTAGTCTCGGTTTGTATCTGTATATTAGGCAACGGTGAACTGGTCTTATCTCTGTTAGTGGTGGATTCCGTTGTGCTCTTTTGATGGACACTTtcacttatttttttctgttggTCATCTTTAGTGCTCTTCAGCAGGTGTGGAAGTAGTTTGTATGTATATTCTATCAGAAACTCGACCACAAGTCGGGATAGTTCGTATTCTTTGGGGTCTAGGTCGTGTTGTGGGTGCGACAAAATCGATGGCTGAAAAATGGCGGCCAAATTGGAGCCTGACATCAGATTCAGTTGGGATTGTCTGGCAAACAGACTCAGCAGATCCAGAAGGTATATGGTCAGTTGTTTGCTATCACTCAATAAATCAGTGAACAGCTCTTCGTACTCCTTGATCGCGGCCCTGATACACCTAGAcagtttcttctttctccGCAGTTGCTTCCGCTTGGCCTCTTCTTCGGTGATGTGTTGCTCGTCCTCGTTCTCGTTATCGCCGTCGTTGGCCCTATCGTCTGTGTCTTGTTTTGTGGATTCCGTGAGCTTCATGGTTAGGGTGTTCTCCTTGTTGGCGTTAGGGTGGCTGACCTCATTGTTGAGCATGTACTTCAATATGCGGGGCCTGTTCATCAGCGGAGCTCTGAATTTTTCATACAGAGCGAGCGGTATCAGTGGTTCCTCGAGGTTGTTCAAGTAGCGTCTCAGCAGTGATGCCACGTCGTGCACCGTGTAGGGCTCCCAGTTGCTGAACTTGGCACCGTAGTCCGGCGGGGTGGAAAAGATGTATTGCAGCTCTTTTATACGCTTGCTGTTGCCCGCGATTCTAAACACACCTGAGGTACTCAGCCCGTTCGACTTCAGGTACGCACCGCACTTCGCCACAACAATGGGTATCCTCCCGAAGCTGACCAGCTCGCTCTGCACAATCACCTCAGCGCTGGCCACAGACAGAGACTCCTCAAGCGAGACACCAAACACCCGCCCGGAGAACCCGTTGCGTCCAGACAGGAACTGGTCCCGGTAGTCCCTGAAGTCCTGGCGCTCCGCAGCGCCAACCTCGTTCTTGATCGGGGAGCCGGTCTTCGGCGCAGTGTGGTTGTAGGAGTGGCCCCGCTGGTACACCGGCCGCGATGGCGTCGACAGGTTCTCAGAAGAGACACTCTTGGGATTATTGACAAAATTCTTCCAGAACGGCATGTGTCGCGATGGCGATATCGAGTGCTTGTTAGGCATGAAAGGGCTGTGGAAAAAGTAGTATTAAGTAATACTGCAATTAAATAGAAAAAAGGCGGGTATCCTGCTATATTAACTGTATTACGTTAGCGCTATTTGTATTACTTCTTGTGGTGCAATCGCACTATTAATATAATTGCAATTGCTCAAAACGGGAAACCGAAGAGTTCCCTCATCTGGagcttcatcaatttttccCAGTTTATGTGAACAATCAATTTACTTTGTAGAGAAGGGGCCCGCACTCCCAGAAACACCCGCACAAACAATCCTAACCTCATCGGTCTCTCCGTCCCGCTCTTTCTTCCTGGCGCCCCCGCCAGATATTTTAAATGGAAATTGCAATTACCCTTTTAAGTTCGTTTTTTCCAGTTCTTGGGGCACCCCCGCGGGATTCTCTATGCGGGGAGGCGTCTTTCCCTGTGCCCATTATTTCTCGGATCACCCACACCTGCAAGGAATGCAATCTCCTAAACGGGAAATTTAATTTACTGCGAAGAGGTGCCGTCAAAGCTGGATTAGCATGCACTGCTCAGACAATTGCGCACAGGGATGCAGAAATACAAGCCAGGAAACTGGGCTGTGCGGATTTGCTGAGTGCCAAGTGCTTCGCCCCTTCTGTCTTGGGTTGTACAGATCTGGCCCCTTAGTGAATGAGCCGCAGGGGGGCGCATTAAGCAAAAGGATTTCACGCGTCTTCGGCTTCTCCTTCCCCTCTGTCTCTCTGTCTCCCCTCCGCGGGTGTCTGTGCATTTTCGGCTCGTTGTCATGTTTCCTCTCTGCACCTCCTGATCGTACGTAAGCGGCGATCGGGGCTCGGTGGCCGAGTCCGTTAGGGTTTTGTGTTTCACATGACGTACCAATCATCTTTTAGGTCTTGATGTAACCCTAAGTTTGAAGGAGAAGGGTGGGGCAGGGAGGAACACGCAAGCCCTATAATATGCGTTTGCATATGCTGGATACACTTACTATTAGAACAAATATACATCTACATAGCGCTAAGGACTAGTTGAGCTGGACGTAGTTGCCAGGGAAGACACCTTGCTGGCCGTTGTACCTGCCTGTCCACCACTCGTTCACGTCTGGAGTACGCTGCACCACTTCTATCACTGCGCCTGCAGGGAAGCTTAGGTCTCCTGCGGCCTGTGCCTGGTAGTCATACAGCGCAGTGACCGTTTCTACAGGTGCACCAGCAGGTGCTGGAGCAGCCATGGGCTGCTGTGGGGGTTGTGGGACGGCTGCACCGGCGCCCATCGCAGTGTATGCTGGTGGTGCAGCTTGTTGCTGGTATCCCATCGCACCGGCGCCAACGGCACCTGCTCCGACAGCCCCGACAGCCCCGACAGCCCCAACAGCGCCTGGACCCATGGCTGGTTGCTGTACTCCGTACCCGGTAGCTGGTGGAGACTGCATGCCACCGTAACCAGTGGCGTTGGGGGACTGCATTTGACCGTATCCTGGTGTGGTGCTTCCGACAGCACCATATGCGCCTGGCGTGGGTGAGGCGCTGTCGGTGTCCTTACCGTAGCGTCTTCTGGTCATCTCCAGTTTGGTCTTGGAGTAGCCGATCTTAAAGTGGGTGATGGTCAAGGAGTCCGTTTGTTCCTCGATGTTGCCTCTCTTGGCGATGAAGGCCTCTATGATGTCACTGTTCAAATCGAAGTAAGGAATCTTCATGTCCTGGAATTTGTTGTATAGTGTGTAGAAAATGTTCAATTGCATGTAGTAGAAAGACACAAATAATGGTTGCACAAACTGTGCCTCGAGACTGAACAGAATAGGCAGTTGTTCCTTCAACATGTCATTATAGTAGTCGTACTCTTGTTGGGCTGTCTCCATGTCAACTTGAGCTTTGTACATCTTTTCTTCCACTTTAGGCTTGGCATCCGGCTTCTCAGATTTCTTCTCGTACTTGGTGTAGGTATTCAAGTGCCTGTCCAGATCCAGCTTCTTATGGTTACGCTTGGTGGCCATCTTTCTAATGTAAGTGATGATCTTCAACAGTTCCTGGCAGGGCTTCACGACTTTCTCCTCCACCAGCGCTAAATCCGGCTTCAAAGTCTGTTGCAACTCGGCAACAAGAGCCCTGTACTGTTCACTGGCCTCTATACCTTCTGGATTGTCCTCGGGGATAGTGGCATTGGGGTCACTCATCTTACCACTGATGGGCAAGAAGATCTCCTCCATCGCCTTGGCAAACCCAATCTGGTGGTTCAGCATACCATTCACTGCGGAAGAGTAACGCTTGGACTCCTCACTCAGCTTCTTGGTCTCCTGCTCCAACTCCTTGAAACGACGTTCGGCATCCTCATACACAGGGTCCTCCGTCTGCTCACCCATCTTAAACTTCTGGCGGAAGGACTGCGGAGCCCTCGTCACCACTTTTGTAAATCCTTTAAAACTCATTACTGCTCTTTACCGCTTGCACAACTGGCTGCCTATTTCAAGAACACTACTTGATGAGTGCGATTCGTTGGTCCCTTTTATGGTCATTTCGCTGTTTTCGCTGTTCTCGCTCAGCTTTCCTGGAAAAAAATCCCTTCTAAGAGCGACATCGCAAATGAAATTGGCAATAAAGGGTTCAAGAGGACTCATGCTCACAATATTTTGGCATAAACATATAGCAAGTCTCTAATATTTCTACGATGCATATAACTCTGACTTGCATTATAAATTCAGATTGTCATATCTGGGCAGTCTTTCTGCGTGTCTCTAAGGACAACCTGATGTAAATACAGTAGAACTTCCCCATTATCCACAATGCATGATAGCATATCCTGTTTCCAGTAACTGGTATAGGACTGCTCGTTAATCTTGTATATATGATGTCTTTGCAGTGCTCTCTACAATACCTTGTATGTGCTAGTCACGCTACATTTCTTGCTGCACTTGCAACTGGGATCATCGCTGAGTTGACAAAAATGTGATGAGACTTATAACTAACAGCCATACTGTTGATAGCACAGATAACAGAGTCAAGGTCATTACAAGAGAGTAGTAAGATCAGTATGGTTGATGAGAATAGCAATAATGAGAATGGGCTAGACCAGGAGGAAGAAATAGATGTGTATTCCGATCTGTATTCGACGTATACGCAGGTTACTTCGTTGACTACTAATGATGTTGATAACACCACATACCCCATGACTTGGAAGACAGTCGCCCTTTTTGGCAGCTCCACAGTGGGTGGATTACTATTTGGTTACGATACAGGTGTCATCTCGGGGGTATTGCTCAGTTTAAAGCCACAGGACCTTGGCAGAGCTACCATTTCTGATTGGGATAAAGAGCTGATCACCTCCATAACATGCCTTGGTTGCTTTGTGGGATCCCTGCTGGGGTCTCCGCTGGCTGACAAGTATGGCAGGAGGATAACTCTGGCGATCTTTTGCGTATTATTTATAGTCGCCGCACTGTGGATGGCCTTGGCCAGCAACTTAGTACTGCTGGTATTCGGTAGGTTTGTTGTGGGGATCGCAGTGGGTACTGCCGCGCAATGTACTCCGGTGTACCTCTGTGAGATATCACCTGCCAAAATTAGAGGTCAAATATTAGCACTGAATTCCATTGCTGTTACTGGTGGGCAGTTCTTGTCTTACATATTCG
This is a stretch of genomic DNA from Nakaseomyces glabratus chromosome M, complete sequence. It encodes these proteins:
- the IAT4 gene encoding Iat4p (CAGL0M01562g~Ortholog(s) have cytoplasm, nucleus localization), coding for MSEVKLNITRDVVRASETLYKAFDDSHAFDYITKKFFNLPVDEYVSKDRINAITHYYVACYHDSNGEVVEANDYDAVAVFSLPNQHLPKSLTNDPHFNQVFFHDLKSRLAEVIPEDIHYYYLFMIGKDLTRKDTKGSVRKIFEEYKKRADAENCAIVLEAIAEHARSVYEYFGFKNYKTFHYGVGEVNEQGQPDPNGKGFTGYLMIYHKDGDKVLRE
- the UBA2 gene encoding E1 ubiquitin-activating protein UBA2 (CAGL0M01606g~Ortholog(s) have SUMO activating enzyme activity, role in protein sumoylation and SUMO activating enzyme complex localization), whose amino-acid sequence is MAVRESNLVKILGDEGYQKLRSTKCLLVGAGGIGSELLKDLVLMEVGEIHVVDLDTIDLSNLNRQFLFRQKDIKKPKSAIAVNAVQSFSNSKLVPYQDNIMDTNVFPLHWFQQFDIIFNALDNLAARRYVNKMTQFLSIPLLESGTSGFDGYIQPIIPGKTECFDCTKKETPKTFPVCTIRSTPSLPVHCIVWAKNFLFGQLFSSSANDIANEQMNEQDWGTDDVEEINRIKNETNELKELQNIIISGDKSRIRDIISKLFIQDIEKLLLIENLWKTRAKPVALTPKQLQESEQLGDVNHLNLNEIWDLETQIAKFTQITSKLMDRYNTESAIDFDKDDQDTLEFVATAANIRAHIFHIPVKSVFDIKQIAGNIIPAIATTNAIIAGLSSLMSLRVLNLLKYAKVDKPTDINMAFTAKASNLAQNRYLSNPKLVSPNKKCAVCSKVIRGVFKVTKNQMEKHSFMDFINALTSTSKLSDDISILDATTQRLLYDYDFEDLAEKKLVDLSLKNGSVLLITDEEEEAGLTKQIMEYYIEISDESEDKIEQLSLPQIIPQFSIPSETADENGGGDMLQNDSLMTSNDQTTPIVVSESDAVENGNNKRPLTEELEYQSIKSRKLNPIEDDDELVILD
- the SAC7 gene encoding GTPase-activating protein SAC7 (CAGL0M01628g~Ortholog(s) have GTPase activator activity), producing the protein MPNKHSISPSRHMPFWKNFVNNPKSVSSENLSTPSRPVYQRGHSYNHTAPKTGSPIKNEVGAAERQDFRDYRDQFLSGRNGFSGRVFGVSLEESLSVASAEVIVQSELVSFGRIPIVVAKCGAYLKSNGLSTSGVFRIAGNSKRIKELQYIFSTPPDYGAKFSNWEPYTVHDVASLLRRYLNNLEEPLIPLALYEKFRAPLMNRPRILKYMLNNEVSHPNANKENTLTMKLTESTKQDTDDRANDGDNENEDEQHITEEEAKRKQLRRKKKLSRCIRAAIKEYEELFTDLLSDSKQLTIYLLDLLSLFARQSQLNLMSGSNLAAIFQPSILSHPQHDLDPKEYELSRLVVEFLIEYTYKLLPHLLKSTKDDQQKKISESVHQKSTTESTTNRDKTSSPLPNIQIQTETTTIKGTPDNSKTTSTATSQQNNIHSKPEAKSPALQVPKYQRPHSRSIGSAPMVPDVIASNKRRSRLFPWLHKPGILSDTGDTATDGEGDDLLNDDENVDPHLSSPVHSSNHRQHLLSIPKVQRSVSGRSITSNSSGRPLSLILNRSEDNLPKNGSSSTEKFERPRSPIAYSQESIESKAKKRESWFARLTSRN
- the RVS167 gene encoding amphiphysin (CAGL0M01650g~Ortholog(s) have calmodulin binding, cytoskeletal protein binding, lipid binding activity), which gives rise to MSFKGFTKVVTRAPQSFRQKFKMGEQTEDPVYEDAERRFKELEQETKKLSEESKRYSSAVNGMLNHQIGFAKAMEEIFLPISGKMSDPNATIPEDNPEGIEASEQYRALVAELQQTLKPDLALVEEKVVKPCQELLKIITYIRKMATKRNHKKLDLDRHLNTYTKYEKKSEKPDAKPKVEEKMYKAQVDMETAQQEYDYYNDMLKEQLPILFSLEAQFVQPLFVSFYYMQLNIFYTLYNKFQDMKIPYFDLNSDIIEAFIAKRGNIEEQTDSLTITHFKIGYSKTKLEMTRRRYGKDTDSASPTPGAYGAVGSTTPGYGQMQSPNATGYGGMQSPPATGYGVQQPAMGPGAVGAVGAVGAVGAGAVGAGAMGYQQQAAPPAYTAMGAGAAVPQPPQQPMAAPAPAGAPVETVTALYDYQAQAAGDLSFPAGAVIEVVQRTPDVNEWWTGRYNGQQGVFPGNYVQLN